From the Anoplopoma fimbria isolate UVic2021 breed Golden Eagle Sablefish chromosome 14, Afim_UVic_2022, whole genome shotgun sequence genome, one window contains:
- the sdad1 gene encoding protein SDA1 homolog, with protein MSGRHNNKLPNNLPQLQNLIKRDPQSYVEEFLQQYRHYQSNVQIFKLQPDKPNKELADLVLFLAQVAHCYLQHLSTFPQELSGLLMSHHTMIEPDLRMTLCKALILLRNKNLIDPTGLLELFFELLRCHDKLLRKTLYTHIVSDIKNINAKHKNNKVNTTLQNFMYTMLRDSNPLAAKISLDVMVELYKRNIWNDAKTVNVITTACFSKVTKIVVAGLKFFLGKDEDEKNDSDSDSEAKGPTVRDLKVRYSTGKKTSKNKKKMEKAMKVLKKHKKKRKVEVFNFSAIHLIHDPQDFSEKLLKQLEGSKERFEVKMMMMEFISRLVGIHELFLFNFYPFVQRFLQPHQREVTKILLCAAQASHQLVPPEVIEPVIMTIANNFVTDRNSGEVMTVGINAIKEVTARCPLALNEDLLQDLAQYKIYKDKNVMMSAKGLIQLFRSLNPQMLHKRDRGRPTEASKETKIMDYGELEAKDYIPGAEVLEVEEGIKEGGEDDGDGWESASISDGDEDGEWVDVHHSADEGTEMSEELKNMPVEERKAKAAAVSGSRLLTQDDFKKIRLVQLAKEVNAAPGQKRKAVDIDDEDNNRGEILTLKHIEKLHKKPKEDKETRLATAMAGRPDRKDFVKKHTKLNPHASTSNKEKRKTKNFMMMRHSQNVRTKGKRSFRDKQIALRDALLKRKKQYK; from the exons ATGTCCGGCCGACACAACAACAAGCTGCCCAACAATCTGCCACAACTGCAGAATCTCATCAAAAGAGACCCGCAGTCATACGTGGAGGAG TTTCTCCAGCAGTACCGACACTACCAGTCCAATGTGCAGATCTTCAAACTGCAGCCCGACAAGCCCAACAAGGAGCTGGCTGATCTGGTCCTGTTTCTCGCTCAG GTGGCCCACTGCTACCTGCAGCACCTGTCCACCTTTCCACAAGAGCTGTCTGGGTTATTAATGAGTCACCACACAATGATAGAGCCAGACCTAAGAATG ACTTTATGCAAAGCGCTGATtcttttgagaaataaaaatctgaTCGACCCAACTGGCCTCCTGGAGCTCTTCTTTGAGCTGCTGCGATGTCACGACAAACTTCTCAGAAAG acactgtacacacacattgtatCGGATATCAAAAACATCAATGCCaagcacaaaaataacaaagtgaACACA aCGTTACAGAACTTCATGTACACAATGCTGAGGGACAGTAATCCCTTAGCAGCAAAGATCTCTTTAGATGTAATGGTGGAGCTTTACAAAAGGAACATATG GAATGATGCCAAAACAGTTAATGTCATAACAACAGCGTGCTTCTCCAAGGTTACAAAG ATCGTTGTTGCCGGTCTTAAATTCTTTCTGGgcaaagatgaagatgagaaaaaTGACAGTGACTCAGACTCAGAGGCAA AGGGACCAACAGTCCGAGACCTGAAGGTGCGATACTCCACGGGCAAGAAAACCtccaaaaacaagaagaaaatggaaaaggcGATGAAAGTCCTCAAG aaacacaagaaaaagaggaaggtAGAAGTGTTCAACTTCTCTGCTATTCACCTCATTCATGATCCTCAAG ATTTCTCTGAGAAACTCTTGAAGCAGTTGGAAGGCTCTAAAGAGCGCTTCgaggtgaagatgatgatgatggagttCATATCCAGACTGGTTGGAATCCATGAG ctCTTCCTCTTCAATTTCTATCCCTTTGTTCAGAGGTTTCTGCAGCCCCATCAAAGAG AGGTGACAAAGATTCTCCTGTGTGCTGCCCAGGCTTCCCATCAACTCGTCCCACCAGAG GTCATCGAACCTGTAATCATGACCATCGCCAACAACTTTGTGACAGACAGAAACTCTGGGGAGGTGATGACTGTGGG TATCAATGCCATCAAAGAAGTGACGGCCCGCTGTCCGCTAGCCCTCAATGAAGACCTGCTGCAGGACCTGGCTCAGTACAAGATCTACAAAGACAAGA ATGTGATGATGTCTGCCAAAGGACTGATCCAGCTGTTCAGGAGTCTTAATCCACAGATGCTGCACAAGAGGGACAGG GGGAGACCCACAGAAGCGTCAAAAGAGACCAAGATCATGGACTACGGAGAGCTGGAGGCTAAAGATTACATCCCTGGAGCCGAAGtcctggaggtggaggaggggatCAAAGAGGGAGGTGAAGACGACG GTGATGGCTGGGAGAGCGCCAGTATcagtgatggtgatgaagatgggGAGTGGGTGGACGTCCACCACTCGGCTGATGAAGGCACAGAAAtg tcGGAGGAGCTTAAGAATATGCCGGTCGAGGAAAGAAAAGCCAAAGCAGCGGCGGTCAGCGGCAGCAGGCTCCTCACTCAAGATGATTTCAAGAAGATCCGCCTGGTCCAGCTGGCCAAGGAGGTCAACGCTGCACCGGGCCAGAAGAGGAAAGCTGTGGACATCGACGATGAGGACAACAACAG AGGGGAGATCCTGACCTTAAAGCATATTGAGAAACTGCATAAGAAACCAAAGGAGGACAAGGAAACGCGCCTGGCAACAGCAATG GCGGGCCGACCCGACCGGAAGGACTTTGTCAAGAAGCATACCAAGCTGAACCCACACGCCAGCACCAGCAacaaggagaagaggaagacgaAGAACTTCATGATGATGAGACACAGTCAGAATGTCCGAACAAAAGGCAAACGCTCCTTCAGAGACAAACAG ATTGCTCTACGGGATGCACTCCTGAAAAGGAAGAAGCAGTACAAGTAG